One genomic segment of Syngnathus typhle isolate RoL2023-S1 ecotype Sweden linkage group LG8, RoL_Styp_1.0, whole genome shotgun sequence includes these proteins:
- the pex13 gene encoding peroxisome biogenesis factor 13, with translation MDSQPPPKPWERRIPGTIGPPINYRSTDFGPSAGPSIGPPVLTRVAPQLPPRPVQQSYRPSYSSFTSSYSPYGSSMYGGGYSPYSPYSGGYGLGGYGRFPHAEDAAPSRFVQQAEEGSRGAFQSIESIVHAFSSVSMMLDATFSAVYNSFRAVLDVANHLTRLRAHLTRVLSAFALVRTLRYLYRRLQRLLGRGSAAEVEDLWADSASDALAAPRGRGTGMDDQTVKSWPIFLFFAVVLGGPYLVWKLLSSATGSEDRTTNWANGEDDHVVARAEYDFSASSEEEISFRAGDMLNLAPKEQQPRVRGWLLASLDGQTTGLVPANYVKILGKRRGHKQAEMERLAQVQQGDSQTALVTNVNPPPEELLESVYKETPTFASVGLSNSNSDTVVNISEKNDL, from the exons ATGGACTCGCAACCGCCACCAAAACCGTGGGAACGGCGGATTCCCGGGACTATAGGTCCACCGATAAATTACAG GTCTACAGACTTTGGACCTTCCGCAGGCCCCTCTATTGGTCCTCCCGTCCTAACCAGAGTTGCCCCTCAACTGCCCCCACGTCCCGTGCAGCAGTCCTACCGTCCATCTTACAGCTCCTTCACCTCCTCTTACAGCCCCTACGGGAGCTCCATGTACGGGGGGGGCTACAGCCCCTACAGTCCTTACAGCGGCGGCTACGGCCTCGGCGGTTACGGTCGCTTCCCGCACGCGGAGGATGCCGCCCCCAGTCGCTTTGTGCAACAGGCGGAGGAAGGCAGCCGCGGTGCTTTCCAATCCATCGAAAGCATCGTCCATGCCTTCTCCTCAGTCAGCATGATGCTGGACGCCACCTTTTCGGCCGTCTATAACAGCTTTCGTGCCGTGCTGGACGTGGCCAATCACCTGACGCGGTTACGTGCGCATCTCACCAGGGTTCTGTCAGCCTTTGCGCTGGTGCGCACTTTAAGATACCTCTACCGACGTTTACAGAGACTGCTTGGTCGGGGGTCCGCTGCTGAGGTTGAGGATTTATGGGCAGACAGTGCAAGCGATGCCCTGGCAGCCCCCAGAGGCCGAGGAACGGGAATGGACGATCAGACCGTTAAGTCGTGGccaatctttttgttttttgctgtgGTCCTGGGTGGACCGTACCTCGTTTGGAAACTGCTGAGCTCTGCCACTGGCTCTGAAGATAGAA CTACTAATTGGGCCAATGGAGAGGATGACCATGTTGTGGCGAGAGCAGAGTATGACTTTTCAGCTTCTTCCGAAGAGGAGATTTCTTTCCGGGCTGGCGACATGCTCAACCTCGCACCAAAAG AGCAACAGCCGCGTGTGCGGGGCTGGCTGCTGGCCAGCCTGGACGGTCAGACGACAGGCCTCGTCCCCGCCAACTACGTCAAGATCCTCGGCAAGAGGAGAGGCCACAAGCAGGCGGAGATGGAAAGGCTGGCTCAGGTGCAGCAAGGGGACTCCCAGACTGCCCTGGTCACAAATGTGAATCCTCCACCCGAGGAGTTGTTGGAGTCTGTGTACAAAGAAACACCAACTTTCGCCAGTGTAGGACTTTCAAATTCCAATTCTGACACAGTGGTTAACATCtcagaaaaaaatgatttgtga